In one Butyrivibrio proteoclasticus B316 genomic region, the following are encoded:
- a CDS encoding YccF domain-containing protein, with amino-acid sequence MRILGNILWIICGGFISWFSWIIAGCFWCITIVGIPVGFQCFKLASISLNPFGKEAESDGGCVSFVLNVIWFFVSGIELALINFILGCLLCITIVGIPFGKQFFKIAKVSLMPFGTTVRRVHFA; translated from the coding sequence ATGAGAATTTTAGGAAATATACTTTGGATAATTTGTGGTGGCTTTATCAGTTGGTTTTCATGGATAATTGCAGGATGCTTCTGGTGTATAACAATTGTGGGAATTCCAGTGGGATTCCAGTGCTTTAAGCTTGCTTCTATTTCACTTAATCCTTTTGGAAAAGAAGCAGAGTCCGATGGCGGATGCGTTTCCTTTGTCCTGAATGTGATCTGGTTCTTTGTAAGTGGCATTGAGCTTGCACTAATCAACTTTATCCTTGGATGTCTTCTTTGCATCACTATCGTAGGAATTCCTTTTGGAAAACAGTTCTTTAAGATAGCAAAAGTATCACTCATGCCTTTTGGAACAACTGTAAGAAGAGTTCATTTTGCATAA